acaaataagtaaaatcttaaaaaaaaagacaacagtaaAAAGGCAATCCTCAGAATGGGggaaaaatttgcaaatcatattaTCTGATAATGGATTAATATctagaatgaatatatatattcattgatacatatatacacattgatatatatatcaagatatctacatctatatatctatatatatatctatagatatctacatatctatatatatctatatctatctatatatatatatatatcaagagaaaaaaacaaattcaaacatGGGCAAAGTATTTGAAccagtatttatccaaagaagatacacaaatggccaagcACATCAAAAGTTGTATCATTAATCAGAGAAGTACAAATCACAACTGTAAGACACCACCATTAGGGTGGCTTCTATCAACAAACCAGAAAGCACATTTTGCAAGGTTGCGGAGAAATCGGAAACTCTGTGCCCTGtaataggaatgcaaaatggtaacagccactgtggaaaatagtatgatgaagtttcctcaaaacattaaaaacagagggacgccggggtggctcagctgcttaaaacatctgccttcagctcaggttaggatcccagggtccttggatggagtcccgcgtcgggctccctgctcattggggcgtctgcttctccctctgcctaccactctccctgcttgcacgTGCACTCTCtccaatcaataaaatcttaaaaaaaaaaaaaaacccattaaaaacagaactacaatatgatccagcaattccacttctgagtatgtatccaaaagaatggaaagcagggtctcaaagacGTATTTGTGCctacatgttcatagcagcattagtcCCAACAGCTAAAACAGgtaaacaacccaagtgtccactgttgggtggatttaaaaaaaaatgtggcccaTACACAGAGAATAGTATTCAGCCctaaaaaataattcagtatgctacaacatggatgaaacttgaggtcACTATGCTCAGTGAAGTAAGCCTaccacaaaaagacaaattccATGATGCCACTTCTGTGAAGTACTTAGACAAAGTCACAAAGACAGAGAAGTAAAATGGTAGTAGCcgcagatggggggaggggagaatgggggcctagtttcatgtttaaaaatgaagagaattggggcacctgggtggctcagtcagtaagtgtgtctgccttcggcttgggttatgatcctggggtcctgggatcgagtcccacatcgggctctctgctcagcggggagcctgcttctccctctcctgctccctctgcttgtgttccctttctgtctgtctctctctctctctctctcctgggtcaaataaataaataaataaataaatgaaaagagtcATGAGGGTGAATGGTAGTGATGtgaatttaataacattttactaTTCActcaaaaatgattaagatggtgattgttttaagtgtatttttaccacaataaaaaagaaaaaaatgaagttcaggTGGATCAAATACTTGTTAAgcacaaaaatgtattaaaggaGTAATAGAACCACAAAAATTTTGCTTGGCAAAATGCCAGTAAGGCAAAATTcagataaatatttgtaattcctAATTACAAAACAAATTCCCTCAATGCTAGAGctcttaaataagaaaaataggcagaagacaatACACATGGCCCTTTAACAGATTATAAGATATTCAAccttaataaatgaaatttaaacaaGGAAACCCCACTTTTCTTCCATTCATTTCACAAGGGTCAGAAAGTTTACTGGCACAGGTGGGAGCAACCGGGTGTCCTCCCATATTAGTgagggctgggagctgggggctCAGTAACCTGGAAGACGGTCATAGCAAAATAGGATCTTTTAACTTGACTTCTATATGGATATGTATaccatatgcatgtgtgtgatatgtgtaacacacacacacatcagcgTGCCAAACAGAGGGCAGTCTGTCATGGGATTTCAGGAGGAGCTCAAACAGAACTGGATTATAGAACGGACACCAGCAGCCACTTTCTTTCCTCAGCGATATCCACTGATTAAAGGTACGTGTGGAGTTTCTACCCACAGACGTGATACCGTCGCACTATCATGAAGACTGTAGATGGCCAATGATCCAGATACACACGGTTCAGTGAAAATGGAAGTTACAGTGACAGCAGCTGGTGCTGTATACGCTTTTAAGAATATGGGCTGATAGAAACACTCATGTACTAACGTATGCAGAgaatattttggaagaaaatacaagaaactaaaaaaaaaaaaaaagaaagaaatgaaaatacaagaaaCTGGTAACTAGTTGATCCTGGGGAGGACAAGAACATCACTTTCCTTAAACTATTCGTActgtttctcaaaatgaaaacaaaacttcgATTCAAGgctcattttaatgtttaaatattatgAAGTGTCTTTCCTACAATTGAATGGTAAAATGTTTTGAGCCAAATGCTATTAATTCAAGAACCAGGTCTGACATTTCTAAAACAgtgaacatttatatataaagtatatacatttgaaagtatttttcaaTCATATATAGTTATTCTAATGAACATATTAACATAAGAATCCCAAATgggggaaaaatggaaataaattatgATCAAATCTCAGAGCTAtctgttggaagaaaaaaaatagaaagttggTTATAACAGTATAAAGGCTTCAGCTTAAAATAAGTAAGTGACCCATTTGGTTCATTTTCATAGatagttttatttggtttttagaaaaataatatacaataacTGGAACTTCAgttcttttaaatagttttaaattaaaagtccACAAGTGAGAAGAGGAGTGGATTCCCACAGGACAATACTGTTTAGTAGAGTAGCAGACAGGAATTTCTGCAGCAAGTCATTTCTAGGAACCACAGGAACTGAGCAAGTCAGCTTCCCCACCTTGGACAACACAGGAGTGAGGGGTTTCCTCTTGCTTCTTTAGTTTGACTTTGAGAATGATTTACATAATTGCCTATGCTACCCACTACAGCTTTGAGTAAAAACATCTGaatggagggaagcaggccctctagGGCCTGTGCGAACAAGCTGGCTTTGGTCAAACCAGAGCTTGCCTTTCAGTTGGGTTTGGTTTCAGTTGGATTTAGATGCGTTATGATTACTTGTCAGTCACAGCTCAACTGGTAGCAGACGTAACAAAACTCAAGGCTTGGAGTATTTGTTAATGCCATTTATTTTGGATTAGGCCCCTGCTTTCTCCTGGACATTCTTCTTAATGAGTTCACAGTATCCAACAGTGTTTGTGAAAGCTACTTCGCTTTGGCAGCCATCTGACTTCCAGAGTTGAGAAGGGGGCAGTAGGAGTTGCCTTAGTTTTGTTTGGCCCCTATATACCCCACACCAGCTACTTTGTGCCGCAGCAACTCCAGGCCTGCTTCCCTTAGGAGCACGATCTACTGTCCACTGGTTCTGGGACTTTTCAAGGAATCACAGCCTCATCAGTGCGCCAGCCAGAGGCCAGTCTGTCGCGGGGTTTCCTGAGGAGCGTAAATGGAACCGGACTGTCGAGCGGACACCGGCAGCCATCTCCTTTCCCCGCTGCTGCTCGCAGCTGCTAAATAAGGAGAGTGACGAGGCCAGCGTCACAGCAGTGCCAAACACTCGTCGGATCGGGACAGGTGAAAGCAAGGGACGAATTAGTAGCAGAGCTGGAGGGTGAATTAGGAATGAGAGGAAAGAGTTCGGTATTTTGTTCTCTGTTCATCTATTTCCTGCTTAGTTTTCTTGATGCAACTAAAGATCTGCTTAAAGAGCGCTTTGTACTCCGGAGGGGCCGTGGTGGTGGGGGAACTGACGCGCTCTGGGGTGGCAGAGGCCGGCTCCCAGCTGCTGGCGCCGGGCTCGGGCTGGGCATTGGTCCCGGCCAGGTCTCTGGCCAGAGCCCTGGAGGTCTGCACCGCCTTGTGGGACAGGGAGTCCTCCTCCTGCTGACACTTCTTCAGCAGCTCGTCGTACTTCACCTTCAGGGCGCTGTACTGAGTGTCCACCTCGTGCAGAAGGGAGATGCCCCTCTGCTTCACGGCCCTGGCCCTCCGAATGCAGGTCTCCTCGTGGCCCCGCACGATGTCCCCGCCCGCCAGGCTGCTGAGCACCGTCTCACTGCTGCTGCGCTTGAGGGGCTTTCTGTGTGCCTCTGGCCCAGGCAGGAGCATCTCCTCCAGCAGGCTCTGGCCGTGTTCTCTGAGAGGGATGAACAGAGAGTCTGGCACCAGCTTCTCGACTCCATTCACAAAAGGATGCTCCGACTGCAGCATCTGCCGCATCTCGGCCACCTCGGCCTCCAGTTCCAGGGCCCGCGCTCGGTAGGCGTCCGCGGCGCCCAGCTGCTGTTCCAGCTCGCTGTTCTCCTTGAGCACAAGCCCGTACTCCTCCTCCATGGCCGCCCGCTTCTGCCGCTCCACGCTCAGCTGGGCCTGCAGCATCGTCACTGTTTTCTTCAaatgctcattttcttcttcGTCAGGGCTTTGCTGGCTTTGCAAGGAAGTGATCTTCTCGGCAAACACGTGGTCATACACAAAGTGTCTGagagaaaaatgttgaaagaatgtATTACCAAAAAAAGGTGTATATGTTACACAGGTCAACTGGGAATGAAAAGAGGgagattaattttttctttcaactcaGTATTTTTCAGGAACTGTGACAGTGATcaattttttgccttttctgcaCAAGAGCAGTGGTTAAAATGTAACTGTGCAAGGCTAGCAAATAAACCCATgtaagaaaacataatttttctgactcttttttttaaccattgaAAGTActacagagggacacctgggtggctcagttagttaagcgtctgccttcagctcaagtcatgatcccggggtcctgggatcgagccccacatcgggctctctgctcagcagggagcctacttctttcCTGCCTGctgcgccccctgcttgtgctctctgacaaataagtaaaatctttaaaaataaacaaataaatattagaagTACTACAGAACACCCATTCTCAAAGACCAGAGGTATGACTGATACCTGTCAAGGAAACTAGAATgacccagtggttctcaaccttgccCGCACATCAGAATCACCAGAGCAACTTTTCAGCGGCGCCTAGAGATCCTGATTTAGGCCTGAGGGACTCATTGGTATTGATGTTTGAAAAAGTCTAAAGTGACTTGATGAACAGTCAAGGTCGAGAGCCAGAAGCCAGTAGCTCTCCTGTGCAGAGTTGCTGGTAATTTTAACTGTGTTTATTTGTGTGATGATCTGTGTCTGCCTCTCACGGAGACTGGAAGTATGAGGGCAGGGACTGTATTTTGCTCGCTGCCCCTCCTGTCTGGCACAGCACGTGCCATATACCAGGTGTTCAAGGAGCAGTTCTTAAATATGCCGTCTCTTAACTCTACATTATAAAGGCATTTCTG
The sequence above is a segment of the Mustela lutreola isolate mMusLut2 chromosome 17, mMusLut2.pri, whole genome shotgun sequence genome. Coding sequences within it:
- the CDR2 gene encoding cerebellar degeneration-related protein 2 isoform X1, with translation MNEQHAKVYEQLDVTARELEETNQKLVADSKASQQKILSLTETIECLQNNIDHLQSQVEELKSSGQGRRSQGKCDQKSAPSFSCLKELYDLRQHFVYDHVFAEKITSLQSQQSPDEEENEHLKKTVTMLQAQLSVERQKRAAMEEEYGLVLKENSELEQQLGAADAYRARALELEAEVAEMRQMLQSEHPFVNGVEKLVPDSLFIPLREHGQSLLEEMLLPGPEAHRKPLKRSSSETVLSSLAGGDIVRGHEETCIRRARAVKQRGISLLHEVDTQYSALKVKYDELLKKCQQEEDSLSHKAVQTSRALARDLAGTNAQPEPGASSWEPASATPERVSSPTTTAPPEYKALFKQIFSCIKKTKQEIDEQRTKYRTLSSHS
- the CDR2 gene encoding cerebellar degeneration-related protein 2 isoform X2, which gives rise to MLAENLVEEFEMKEDEPWYDHQDLQQDLQLAAELGKTLLDRNTELEDSLQQMYTTNQEQLQEIEYLTKQVELLRQMNEQHAKVYEQLDVTARELEETNQKLVADSKASQQKILSLTETIECLQNNIDHLQSQVEELKSSGQGRRSQGKCDQKSAPSFSCLKELYDLRQHFVYDHVFAEKITSLQSQQSPDEEENEHLKKTVTMLQAQLSVERQKRAAMEEEYGLVLKENSELEQQLGAADAYRARALELEAEVAEMRQMLQSEHPFVNGVEKLVPDSLFIPLREHGQSLLEEMLLPGPEAHRKPLKRSSSETVLSSLAGGDIVRGHEETCIRRARAVKQRGISLLHEVDTQYSALKVKYDELLKKCQQEEDSLSHKAVQTSRALARDLAGTNAQPEPGASSWEPASATPERVSSPTTTAPPEYKALFKQIFSCIKKTKQEIDEQRTKYRTLSSHS